In Paralcaligenes sp. KSB-10, the following are encoded in one genomic region:
- a CDS encoding amidohydrolase — MSFSSLPLEAPLVDTHAHLYTLDMPLNANAWHKPPRDATVEHYLSVLDTHGVQFAVLAAASIYGDYNDYHIRACRRHARLRTTIIAHPQLDMYTLERMKADGVVGIRLQWRNVEERPDLTSVEYQRLLRRVADLNWHVHVHDDSHRLPETIRLLEQAGVRLVIDHFGRPNEQHGLAAPGFQAVLQSVDRGNTWVKLSAGFRLPSENFARECAAELLKSAGPERLLWGSDWPFAAFENRVSYADTISAFTRWIPDKHARRKIAGETALKLYFS; from the coding sequence ATGTCATTTTCATCTTTACCGCTTGAAGCGCCGCTTGTCGACACGCATGCGCACCTCTACACGTTGGATATGCCCCTGAACGCGAATGCTTGGCATAAACCTCCGCGTGATGCGACCGTCGAGCACTACCTATCCGTTTTGGACACACATGGCGTGCAGTTTGCTGTACTCGCCGCTGCCAGCATTTATGGAGACTACAATGATTACCACATTAGAGCGTGCCGTCGACATGCTCGGTTGCGTACTACGATCATCGCACACCCCCAACTCGACATGTACACGCTCGAACGGATGAAGGCAGATGGCGTAGTAGGAATACGCCTGCAATGGCGTAACGTTGAGGAGCGGCCTGACCTTACCTCAGTGGAATATCAGCGATTGCTAAGACGAGTTGCCGACCTCAACTGGCATGTGCATGTGCATGACGACAGCCATCGCCTGCCGGAAACCATCCGCTTGTTGGAGCAAGCCGGCGTCAGGTTGGTGATCGACCATTTCGGACGTCCAAATGAACAGCACGGGTTGGCCGCACCAGGTTTCCAGGCGGTGCTACAGTCGGTTGACAGAGGCAACACGTGGGTCAAGTTGTCCGCCGGGTTCAGGCTCCCTTCTGAAAATTTCGCGCGAGAATGCGCTGCCGAGCTTCTCAAGTCGGCTGGGCCTGAACGCCTCTTGTGGGGTAGCGATTGGCCCTTTGCCGCTTTTGAGAACAGAGTAAGTTACGCAGACACAATTTCTGCCTTCA